The window GGCAGCGACAGAGTCTTCATGCAGGTGCTGCTCTGTTCTCACTGCTGGGGTTTGGTTTCATCTgcttcatctgcaaacatctgtCTGCTCACAGAAATGGGCGTCTGTTCAGCGCCTGAGCAGGACAGAGCGTCTGACCTGCGAGGAGGACGCAGAAAATCCACTCGTCTCCTTTGAGGCCATGAGGAGAGCCGTACAACAGACTGTGAAGAAGATCCAGGAATTCAGCGACAGAGAATTCGCCTCCATCTTTAGTGAAGGTACGAGTCTGggtaaagggtgaccaaacaggcagttggaggctgactccgcccacagccggaGTTTGAAAATCCAGCCAGAGAGTTGGGGAACAGGACTCttttcattactggagctgcagatcgtgacgtcagacttctgaaatggtttgaccaatcacaaaattcaactgtgaTACATTGATtcaacctgcagggggcagcataGACGGtttttgaccatattttcaagaattaaacaagtttgttttaatttatcaaaaatttggcaacagagcacttaaagacacatttatagagaacaacagacaaaaaaagttgatttagggtttggttaccctttaatatcTTTTGCTGGCCTCAGACGTCAACTAGCAGAGCCGGTGGGGTTAAATCTGGGTTAAATTTGGCATGAAGTTACCTTAGGATCCCCTCTTCTAGAAAAGCTgctaaaaattagaaaaaaaaaatccaaaatcaatGTGGAATTGTTAAGAAAATCTGCCCTCCATcgttattttttctatttatttgttttttgagatttttaggTTGAATTATATTATCATACTAAATCATAAATGACAGACATTTATGATTGTTTTGACATGTGTTAAcatagttttatttagtcttttagtTCATAGAAATGTTACTATATTCTCTAGATCTGTAGTGTTAAACTtgatcgcacaaggagccaaaatccaaaacacactttaggaacaggataaacatttatttaacactctaaaactacattattaaaactttaaaactgtaactttttaacataattatgaactagatatgtagtattatttatttattttttttaaacttgtcctgtccaacagctgagccaacagatgtgggctgagagcttcttgtgttgggcagattttaNNNNNNNNNNNNNNNNNNNNNNNNNNNNNNNNNNNNNNNNNNNNNNNNNNNNNNNNNNNNNNNNNNNNNNNNNNNNNNNNNNNNNNNNNNNNNNNNNNNNNNNNNNNNNNNNNNNNNNNNNNNNNNNNNNNNNNNNNNNNNNNNNNNNNNNNNNNNNNNNNNNNNNNNNNNNNNNNNNNNNNNNNNNNNNNNNNNNNNNNNNNNNNNNNNNNNNNNNNNNNNNNNNNNNNNNNNNNNNNNNNNNNNNNNNNNNNNNNNNNNNNNNNNNNNNNNNNNNNNNNNNNNNNNNNNNNNNNNNNNNNNNNNNNNNNNNNNNNNNNNNNNNNNNNNNNNNNNNNNNNNNNNNNNNNNNNNNNNNNNNNNNNNNNNNNNNNNNNNNNNNNNNNNNNNNNNNNNNNNNNNNNNNNNNNNNNNNNNNNNNNNNNNNNNNNNNNNNNNNNNNNNNNNNNNNNNNNNNNNNNNNNNNNNNNNNNNNNNNNNNNNNNNNNNNNNNNNNNNNNNNNNNNNNNNNNNNNNNNNNNNNNNNNNNNNNNNNNNNNNNNNNNNNNNNNNNNNNNNNNNNNNNNNNNNNNNNNNNNNNNNNNNNNNNNNNNNNNNNNNNNNNNNNNNNNNNNNNNNNNNNNNNNNNNNNNNGGAACCCAAGAGAAACAGAGGCCCCAAGGTAtgtagtattacctgtgataatactagcgtaaatgctgtaagctgaatttgtctgctgaagatgctaagtgacaatagctgaagatgctgaaattgataactgaaaaccctgaagttaacagctgaaaacgctgaagctgacagccagctaaaacattagctaaatgccacattagcttaaaaaaataaaaaaaaacttaggttagctaaaacagctagcatgttcctgaaaaaaatagctaaacttcaatataccctaaaaaactgaaaaaagcttaaattagccaaaacagttagcatgtagctgaaatattagaaactccaaaatagcctaaaaatcttaataaataccaaaatagtccataaataTAGCAGAATCCCGATGTAATCATTGTCTCTCTGCTCCTTGCCTGCAagtaaaaccttaaaatataCGTTTTTGACTCATGAGTTTCATTGAAGGTTTTTTGTGTCTGGAAAACTGGGTTGAACATTTCTTTAGTCAGAAAAAATTTCCTGATAGTAAAGATAGCGTCTGAAAACTCTCTAAACGCAGTCTTTAAACTTAACCTCTTAAGATTCGAGTTCATATGTGAGCTAACTTTAACATATGTAGTCACAGGGTCCAAATTAACCCTCTCacggggtcaagatgaccccacttttgatgtaaacatgcctacAGTAGTTAATTAACTCCTGTGGTAATGATGTCATGTCGTCACATGTGGACGCCACATCTTAAGATTAAGAGGTTCCTTCAGAATACTATCATGTGTTTATTAAATCAATGTTCAAATCTTGGATTTTCTGATGCTAATATGCTTTTCTAAATGATTGGATGCTGAGGGACTTCCACAAAAtgcttgattattttttgtactgTAACTATCTttactgaagtttttctttaaagacttACTCTAAGAAATATTATGgtgttaaattatgttttttctgatgatagagaaTATTTCtacagaaaatgaagattaaaactgcatttctgagtatttatttatttatttatttatttaaattattttgaatcaggatgagaaaataaatacagtttgaaaacaaacaaaacaaactgcatccactgttgcctgggatgaataaatgACTCTGCCCTCCTTTATAGTAAAAACCTTCTATTTAAGCTTCTCCATGAAGCCAAACGGTTTTGGTGCAGCATcctaaaagcattttaaatgacatttggAGAACAAATGAGACAAACGGAGGTGGATCCTGTTGCTGTGCTGCCCCCTGTGGGCTGACTGGCTTATTACAAGCAGAGATGTAATGACTGGAGGGAGAGAATCCTGTTGAAAACTCCAAGTCTAAAACAAGgtcaatttgattttaaataagaCTGTGAACATTAACGAGTTAAccattaattaatcaaaaaaataatgaacacgTTAagatttattaatgcaaattaatcaaagaaacaatCCTTCGCTTTAACTCGGCGATTCAGGTTTCCACAGGTATTACCACACTTATACCATAGTCATTTATGAAAGTAAATacatattcaatcagtttttagttctttattcttgctattttttaggtttatatcattttttaacaaaaagcggactatttgatccattttgtacaaatacattttaccgttgtgattaatcacaacacaaaagtgcgattaatcagattttttttaatccgcTGACGGcactaatcaaaaataaatgttctaaatgtagagttttctGTGTGAtatcatattgtgattattcacagataattagtggtcggcaaatactgtaaatttaaaaaaaaatgatcgcgattaatttttttcaggtttgcgattaattagttaatgtTTCTTAAACTATTTCCGTCCctaattttaagacatttttgtaaatatatcattataaatatatattgtcagaagctttaaagatatttttatagATTGGAGAATCCGATTAATGAGAATCCTGAGTTTGATCTGAGATTTTCTCGTAGAGACGATTCATCTctaaagttctggttctgatgatGTGGTTTTTCCTCGTGAAGGTCTCTCTAGAGCTCCTGGGATCACACAAACCCCTCAACCCCAATCCCGAGAGGAGCTTCTGCGATGTGAGTTCATCCGTCCTTCATTTCACTCTTTACTCCACCCATACCTGGAGTTCTGAGTTCGTTCTGGTTTTGTGGTCTCAGATGCGTGTGAACTTTCTCTGGACCCAGCAACAGCTCACCGAGACCTGCATGTCAGTGGAGGAGACAAAGAGGTGACGTCGGGCTCAGAGAAACCCAAAGGTCCAGCGAGCTGTGACCCGCAGAGGTTCGCCCGGCGCCGGCAGGTTCTGTGCCGGGAGGGCCTGCAGGCGGAGCAGTGCTACTATGAGGTGGAGGTAAAGGGGGAGAAGGTGGAGATCGCCCTCAGCTACAGGAGAATCGACAGGAAGTCTTTCAGTAAACTGTCAGCTTTTGGAGCAAACGACTTCTCCTGGAGTCTGGATCGCTCCAGCACCTACTCTGTTAGCCACGCCTCCCAGAGCGTCCAGCTCACAGCTCCGCCCTCACACTGCCGGATCGGGGTTCACCTGAAGTTCAGGGAGGGAGCTCTGCTCTTCTATGAGGTGCAGGACAGCATGAAGCTGCTCTATAAGGTGGAGGCCACGTTCACAGAGCCGCTGTACGCTGGATTCTGGCTGGGAGAGAAGTGTAGCATAAAGATCTGTGATTTGAGTCTGAGCTAGAGAGGTCTGACGGACTGCAGGGAACAAACCGGAGCTTCACAAAACACACTTTGTGTTGGTCTACAGGCAGACTACACAAACAGCTCTTTTTCCAGCATCCCAATAACAAATCGGCAAGGAAACACAAACTAGGAcatttgcattacctgcgataatgctggtgtgaatgcttcctgctgaagatgctgaagcagtTCACTTTAATTAATCAATAATGTCCTAAaagtgctgaacgttttgataccaaacatgcataatttgcagaaagtgcgcAAAAAAATTCTacgaatttcttgaaaaatcgcaaaaattgcgaaaaatgttaaaagttggAATGCTGTAGCCACAAGTATGAATGTATTGatcatgctgaatgttttgacaccaaactttattaatttgaagaatttcttgaaaaattgcagaaaatgtaaaaaatcgtCAAATATACGAATACCAAAAGGACaggcatgaatgtcctgaatgtgcagaatgttttgataccaaatttgtttaatttgaagaacttcttgaaaaatgttaaaaatttagaaaaattgtaaaatgtgtataaataacAAGAGCACTAGCGTGAATATCCTGAttgagctgaacattttgataccaaactcCCATAATGTTCAGAAAGTGCagaaagaatttgaagaatttgttggaaaaatcccaaaatacatttttaaatgcgtAAAAGGTATGAATATCAAAAGTACAGGCACGAATttcctgaatgtgctgaacgttttgataacaAACTTACTAGATTTTAGAAGAAATTCTTGAAAAGTCGcataaattgaagaaaatttcaaaaatcgtcaaataaataaattccaaaagtacaagcatgaatgtctgaattagctgaacgttttgataccaaacttgtataatttgaataactttttgaaaaaatcttaaaaatggcaaaaaatcttaaaatgtataaatactaAGAGTACTAGCATGAGTGTCCTGattgagctgaacgttttgacacCAAACTGCCATAATGTTCAGAAAGTGCagaaagaatttttaaaaaattcgtgaaaaatccccaaaattgcaaaataaacGTTTAATCGTGTGAAAGCTATGAATACCAAAATACAAGCATAAATGTCCTGAttgtgctgaacgttttgatcccaaatttgtataatttgaataactttttgaaaaaatcttaaaaatggcaaaaaatcttaaaatgtataaatactaAGAGTACTAGCATGAGTGTCCTGattgagctgaacgttttgacacCAAACTGCCATAATGTGTGcagaaagaattgaaaaaaaaaattcttgaaaaatccccaaaattgcaaaataaatgtttgatcgTGTGAAAGCTATGAATaccaaaatacaaacataaatgtCCTGatcgtgctgaacgttttgataccaaacttgcatcaTTTGAAGAACTTCTTGAACTACTTAAAATcgcaaaaattgcaaaaaatcttaaaatgcgttaaaaagtatgaaaaccaaaagtacaagcaggaatatcctgatttaattcaattcaattcaattttatttatatagcccaaaatcacaaagagatttgcctcattgggctgaATGacttgataccaaacttgcagaATTTGCACAAAGATTTTGGagaatttcttaaaaagatcacaaaaattcaaaaaaatgtatggataCCAAAAGTATAAGCATGAACGTTTTTATACCAAGAATGCATAAGTTACAGAAGTGGACAAAGTTTTAGAaggatttgaagaatttttaaattcattttcagtGGGGCTTAAAAAATCGCACAATCTTAAAATGCGTAAAAACTATGAATACCAAAAGCAAAAGGgagaatgtcctgaacgtgctgaacattttcaaaccaaacttgcataatttgcagaaagcgtgattgagtttttacgtgtcaaaaaatgtatggaagaaAAACTTACTGATAATAACTAAATAttcagcattacctgcaataatgcaagtgtgaatgatgtaagctgaatgtgaagATACCAGAGCTGATGGCTAAACGGCCTCAAGCTAACAGCTGCAACCATTAAAGCTGAAAGCTCGCCAAAGTATTAGCTAGATCCCAAATtggccacaaaaataaataaataaataaataaaagcggCAAAATGTTTTGTCGAAACatctagcatattgctaaaatattagctaaactccaaattagcctaaaaaaatgaaaaaatgtctaaattagccaaaaacagctagaatttttctaaattaaaagcttaatttcaaattaacctaaaaaaacttagttgctgaacattttaaagtctaaatAGTGTCTCGAGCTGAAAGTATGCGGCATTGAcacaatgcattcacacaataagaaaaatcatcttgacaacaaaacacacaaaaccaaagaTGAGATAATTTCTAACAACATGTTGGTCGGGGAGCTTATTCAAGAACttagatttttgtattttacagactgaaaaagtgaaagttGTTAGGATTTGACAAATAAACTTACGAAAATGAAGAAATCTGTCAATTATATTCATCATTCTGTTACATTTACTGAACTTTTATCAGATTTAACTGAAGTTTGCATCATTGGAAATGTAAAACACAAGATTTGACCAAAACACATGTGGAGTTTTAATGTATTaacaattctgtttttagccaaaatccaaaaacctttCGTTTGTTGCTTCTTTATTTACTGTAAGTACAATGTTTTGCTACATGCAaagctttttttgcattttattttttattttttgcatacaTTGAGAAGAAACTGCAATACCTATGAACTTCAATTTCAAAAATCTCagtgaaaacttgaatttatcattttatttgcttaagTGCAaattgaaagacattttttcttcttaaaaactggatttttttttaaataacttaggTTCTGAAGgtataattttatttcaatctttACAAAAGCGATCACTTGAATTAAGAGGAAATAACCTGAGATGTTTCTAGTTAGAAGTAGACAGAGCATGAAGActtgacacaagttttttttatctagtttttctttaaaaaaatacttttctgttcttttttaatctgaatatttttttctacagtttgtAAAATCATGATGTTTTTGGAGAATCTAAAGTGTAAATGTCTCAGTTGAGTAAACTGACTTAAACACAAATTTCACAAATTGACATCAAACTTTGAAATATCAGAAATTTatcacaaaataaagtttattttctgtatATAGTTTCTAGAGCTTGGATTTTAAATGTACACAATTTGTATGAATGTGTATGAACTCAAATGTAATGACCTGTTTTGCTGCTTATCTTCTTATAAATGttatagtttgttttaaattctttgtttttttcataattattgaGAAAtttcctttaaccctttaacacctgaggcgtcgccggtgacgcttaaacacaaaatctttaacgtacagtaacttttcaaccgttaacacgaaaATTCTaatagattttaaaggagaaaaggagcgtttattagctaaactccaaatttgcctgaaaaacttaaaaagttgaatttttacaaagcagctagcataatcctaaaatattagcttacctccaaattagcctgaagaACTTACaaaagtataattttaacagaaccgtttgcataatgctaaaatattagctaaaatccaaattagcttgaagaacttaaaaaaaagtgtattttggacaaaacagttagcatgttgctaaaatattagcttacctCCCAATTAGCACGTAGAacttaaaaagtctaattttgacaaaacagttagcatgttgctaaaatattagctaaactccaaattagcccatagaacttaaaaaaagtcttattttgacgaaacagctagcttgttgctaaaatattagcttacctCCCAATAAGCCAGAAGAacttaaaaagtctaatttggacaaaacagctagcatgttgctaaaatattagcttacctCCAAATTAGCCCGTAGAACTTAAAAAGTCTAAGTTTgataaaacagttagcataatgctaaaatattagctaaactcccaattttggctgaagaacttaaaaagtctaagtttgacaaaacagttagcatattgctaaaatattagctaatctccaaaatagacGCTTGAATTCAACGTACTCTAAcgtttcaaccgttaacatgataattctagtagattctgaaggacaaaagtctcgtggaattatcgtgttaatggttgagaagtttcagtaaaacaaagaacatgaacactggaggtcggtgttaaagggttaatacttGCCATCAAtaccacaaatgtttaaaacatcaaaGCCTGGATGTTTGTCGTTCGTCTTATCGTCACTTTGGAGTCTGGTCCAATAATGGTTCTAATACCATTTTAGAACCGTCTGACCTCCATGTATCCagaaatcaaacacaaaaccGTCATTTTGAgtcacagcttttattttggtatcaACCGGCTACATCAAAAGCTGAATCCGCTCTTCAGAGCTGCGTTGATCATCCCGTCTAATGGCTTTCCAAACAAGATAAAGCAGCAGTGTGTCCATTCTCCGTTTGGATAGGCATAACTGTCAGTGTCGTACAATCACAGGGCGGAGAAAAGACGGAGGCTTTAAAGGGACATTTCTACAGATGTCAGCTGTACTGATAGTCTCTAACCGCTGTGCTCTAAAAGAACCTGCACAGATTTACACATATTGCACCGAAAAAGAATAACATATCCCTTACATGATTAGTTTCTATAGTTCCTACTGTCTATGAGCAGAGCTGCTTCTGCACTCGCCGTAGTTATGTGGTCGTTTCAGGACAACCGTCTTGTTGTCATAGGAAAAGTGCATAAATcacattcatatttatgttttgataCATTGAACACTACAGTTGTTCTTTAAGACATAGATATAGTCCACATAAACCATCTTTTGATGGTCTGGTTTGGTTATTTACAGCAGCAGTGCCAGACTGACGACACACCAAACCTTCAGTTTGGAGCCACTCCAGACATTCAGCTTAAACATTCATTATCCTCCGTAATCCTGATGTCACagaaaaatattactttgtttAACACAGTATTTTGTGAGACGCTTTTGTGTGTCAGCATTGATCACTTCAACAAAAACCCTGAGTTTCATAAACTGAATCCAAAATTGAATCTGTGAGTCTAACGCATTGACACTACATGACAAATGGACTtggtgactcctcccctctggaGTTCCAAAACAGGAAATACCTATGTGGAACAGTTCCAAACAGCAAGAAGTCTGTTTGGCTTCCtagaacaggaagtacctgctggttccaagaagccaaacaggaagtaccagctggttCCAGGaagccaaacaggaagtacctactggttccaagaagccaaacaggaagtacctactggttccaagaagtcaaacaggaagtacctacgGATTACATGAAgcgaaacaggaagtaccagctggttCCAATATGCCAAACAGGAAGCACCAGCTGTttccaagaagccaaacaggaagtacctgctggttccaagaaatcAAACAAGAAGTACCAGATGGTTCCAAgaaatcaaacaggaagtacctgctggttccaagaaatcaaacaggaagtacctgctggttccaagaaatcaaacaagaagtacctgctggttccaagaaatcaaacaagaagcacctgctggttccaagaaatcaaacaggaagtacctgctggttcaaGGAAATCAAACAGGacgtacctgctggttccaagaaatcAAACAAGAAGTACCAGCTGGTTCCAATAAGCCAAACAGTAAGTACCTCCAgtgtcattattatttttgtaagaatttatttgtctcaaaatcctaatttttcagtcatttttgagcatgtttttaggatcttactatatttttattttccatttcattgtataaaccacagttgaaaatggAACAATACTccaatttatcatgtgttttcatattgtgatctatttttatgaaaaatattttttggggtaTATTATAATCTGGTAAAAATTACCCGTCAAAAGAGTTGGTGTAACTTTTATAGCCAAAGTGGTCTAGGGTAAATAAATGTAGATGGTCTCATGTCAAACATTCAgtttgattgatagattctGATTAGCCCGCTTTCACGTATTAGAGAAGTGGAATTCCAagaagctcactcctgattcattagtggttgccatagaaacgttgactcagacaaATCACTGTCATCTGGTTTCAACATGGCGACGACCATATCAGACAAatagcgactgaattgacttaatttcattggagccggatgtaaaccattttctatggatgaaaTCACACTCACACATTCcaattctcttatacagtcaatgttgtGACATAACCTATTAAAATTGGtaccttctggctccaaccaaatgaagtcaatttagttgccattttttgcattgacttcatttcattggagtcggaggtaaggcatttcctatgggtgacactcactcagtccagttctcttatacagtccaTTGTATTCAATCACCTATAGAAAACGGTGACTTATGGCTCCAGCcacatgaagtcaattcagtcgccattttttgcGTGACACCGACATTTTGGAGCCAAAccatgtcagcagtgattggtccaagttggtctaaGTCAccgtttctatggaaaccactctcaccagtcaagagtgagcttgttggaaggccacaccccttccactgaaagcatgTTACATGAAAtttgtcaaacgttttgaatgttCAACGTGAGATCACTTGTTTCTTTTGAGGCACCTgactggtcagtttataacttatactacaaaaaaataccttgaaaaaaatagcaagaacatgttaagataAAAGTGTCAGATCAATGATGGGTTTTCGGACAAATAATGAGTGATAACGGAttatttctctatggaagtctatgggattttgacttcctgtttggaaagtgAAGGAGGCgaggccactcagtccagttctcatgtacagtcagtggTGCAGCATTGCCTCAGAGGCTCACCTCTCcccagatatttaaaaaaatattttccaaatgaTGCGTAAAGTTGTGTTTTGATTCTGCTCTCCCTAAAGTGTGTTGAAGAACAGAAGAATCGCTCAGACACACCTCCTTCTTAGTTTAGGATAAAACACAAGCGAGTGAATACTTTCTGACATATTGCTTGTAACTGGAAATCCAGAGAGAACAGGTGAGCGAACGTCACCTGAGAtgtgacaaacacacaaaaccacttACATCCCATCACACAAcaagaacaacacaaaacacaacacacagTTTGTCAACAAGCGCCACATAAGAGGAAAGTACTAACCAACTCTTTATACTTGGCAAAGATAAAGCTTTTATATACATAGCCTATACATTCCTGCATATATAAAggtatatattaaaataatgtgCCCCTCTGTGTCATTGCTTTGAACGTGTGCTTTGATAAAACaagaacttgtgtttttttaagtgagatGGGATCCATCATGTGCCTAAAGAGctcaacattaaaatacacaaactgcagcagattaTTTTAGTGAGTTCTAACATGCTAAAGAACATCTATTCAATTCGTGCTTTTCCATTTCTATATCTTttggtccatttttaaaaatatttaaatccttTTAAATGAGAGCAATTTTGTGCCTTTTCAGATATTAATTATAAAATGTCCATACTTTGtgcttaaacacattttgtgtcaCTTATTTGTTTGTGCACGGTAGTTTTGTTTTGTGCTGTTGAAGTAAAAAGTGTATTTACGCGCTTACTCCTTATAAGcaaattgttttctgttttttgtgtttctttctaaaatgtaatcTAAACTTTTGCACCAGAATTCTCCAGTTTatacttttttccctctttgatgaaaaaactaaaagtttagCTGCAGCTTAAACaaggaaaaacagacaaaaactccATGTTAAAAGATTGtggtaaagaaaatgtaaaacaggaTTTAGTTTAACTAAACAGACGCTACAACTACCGACTTTGAGTCAGAAGGAACATAAATATTCAGAGTattcttcagcatcctccacacGAACGctgggttcacactggacgcgaaTGTGGTGCAGAGCAGAGTGCACGTGTCATATaatctctcctgcaattcacaccagatggcacatttttttgtttttgccatcatgggtaaattaattacctaaaaatattaccccatgtttctactaagaagaagcaagtagtaaTTTAGTAGtaatgtatctgttgttgaAACAAGctagagaagtgtgtgtgtgtctattttttgtgtgtgttgtgactttatgtttattttcatctcattACTTGTCCTTTTTCATCAATAAAAAGGCACAcatacaagttaaaaactgagaaaagggAGAATTTTCAATAAGGagggtctttaaaatatttgaaatcgaataaaatgacatatttaataattaaatgtttgtttttcagaatccTAAACGTAGGATAAGATGTCTAATTAATCTGTTCACAGCTGTGCACATTTTCTGTGATCGTTGGTGACTGCTGAAAGTTAAGTAAATTCATTATTGTTTGATAAAAGATTTCTCCTCCTTATATAGGtataaaaaatgcttaaaaaaatcatagttctgcttttatgtctttatttatcCTTAAAACTCCTTTTTACAGGCTcccaaatgtgaaaatgtaaagaattgTTCTACTAAAATGTAAATTGCCCCCTAGTGGTG is drawn from Oryzias melastigma strain HK-1 linkage group LG5, ASM292280v2, whole genome shotgun sequence and contains these coding sequences:
- the LOC112145123 gene encoding tripartite motif-containing protein 16-like protein; amino-acid sequence: MAEPLVPVSVNVLTCRICSQLLRNPATIPCGHNFCLQCIEYFWEQGASCSCPECGQTFPSKPRLTRNSTLAEVLRGTEDRQSRKRRSSASPRVQKMLRGEEPSEDSLCLLHNGSLDVFCYTDEQILCSLCAIAEHAGHKLGWVKEERKRKQEELMTLQKNLQQILQDGEKKKQKMCRMFDQIKDEAAQTEEYSEGAMVRVIDGFQTRYLSLRETIAAQAETAASRVHSCLQTLEVEMDAVRRRRAELDRLAQSGSDRVFMQKWASVQRLSRTERLTCEEDAENPLVSFEAMRRAVQQTVKKIQEFSDREFASIFSEGTSLGKGAPGITQTPQPQSREELLRYACELSLDPATAHRDLHVSGGDKEVTSGSEKPKGPASCDPQRFARRRQVLCREGLQAEQCYYEVEVKGEKVEIALSYRRIDRKSFSKLSAFGANDFSWSLDRSSTYSVSHASQSVQLTAPPSHCRIGVHLKFREGALLFYEVQDSMKLLYKVEATFTEPLYAGFWLGEKCSIKICDLSLS